Below is a window of Myroides profundi DNA.
CTACTCTTAGATTCACAAAAGGCAAAAGAGTTTGGTCTAAAAGCAGATTATAAAAGAGATATAACTGGAGCAGGTGGTAAAAAAACTTATGAGTCAGTCAGGAATTACAAAGTTTATTTAGATAAAAATAATTATGTAGATAGTACTTCAGTAGTGTTAGAAGATATGTCTAGGCTGTATGCTATGACTGAAAAGAAGTTTGACGGTATTATAGGGGCTACTATTTTAAAGAATTATATAACAAAGCTAGACTTTAATACACAAATGATGAGTCTATATAGTTTTGGGACAAAGATAGATTATAGTGGTTATGAGAAGATTCCTTTTAAGTTCTATAATGGTGCTTTAATTCAATTGCCAATCATGATGACATTGAATAATAATGAGCAGTTCTCTGGAGATATCTTATTTGATAGTGGAGCTAGTGCTACTTTGATAGTAAACACACCTTATAAAGAAAAGCATGATTTGTTAAGTAAAATAGATAAAAAGATATCCTATTCTAGTGATAATTTGAGTAATAGTACAAGTTATGAAAAAGGACTAATTAAGAGTTTGAGGTTAGGTAGTTATAAGATAGAGAGTAATGAATTATCGGTTTCTTTTTCTTCAGATACAGAAGGGGTAAGTGCTGTAAAAGGATTGATGGGAATCCTAGGAAGTGAAATTA
It encodes the following:
- a CDS encoding aspartyl protease family protein; this encodes MFKRGVLLLMLLSVNCFFAQKLQLPFELSKDDSTIFLRLPMENQKDSLLFFFDTGAGALLLDSQKAKEFGLKADYKRDITGAGGKKTYESVRNYKVYLDKNNYVDSTSVVLEDMSRLYAMTEKKFDGIIGATILKNYITKLDFNTQMMSLYSFGTKIDYSGYEKIPFKFYNGALIQLPIMMTLNNNEQFSGDILFDSGASATLIVNTPYKEKHDLLSKIDKKISYSSDNLSNSTSYEKGLIKSLRLGSYKIESNELSVSFSSDTEGVSAVKGLMGILGSEIIHRFDLIFDYKDQFVYIKPNDLFVKAFDPFVKPLSLMYNDKRDQILISSVIHNTEAAVKGLEKGQRIVSINGIRTNDIDKYESILKEENKKVIIEYMNSAKEIKTVEINLIRLL